A segment of the Roseivirga sp. BDSF3-8 genome:
ACCGTGGCAGAGCATAATAACCTGGAGTACATGTTCGAGGGCAAATTACTCCGCTCCGCCAGCCTCGGAGAGGGGCTTGTAGGGGAAATAGACCTGAATCTGGATCCTGTCAGCATCGTGCTCGTTCCGCACCTTGATAAGGTATATAATGAAATGATGCGCATGGCCGTCCTCAGAGGGGAGGACCCGCATAAGTTTGTAAATCCCGCCCTATACGGCCAGTGGATTCACACAGGTTTTAAGGGCGTGCTCGACCCCCTCACACAGACCATAAAAGACTATCCTGAATTTGTACGGATATTCTATAATTCCTTTCACCCGGACTATAATGGCGGCCACGACATGCTTTATCCTAACCCGGTAGGCATATTTATCACCTCCTCCGGGGGCAAGCTATTAGGTTTTCACGCAGTAAGCATGTTGCGTGTATCAAAATTTGAAAACGGAGGGGTAAGAGTGTACTTTCTCAATCCTAATAACGAAGGGCGGCAAAACTGGGGACAGGGCATAAAACCTACCGTATTTGGCTTCGGTGAGCAGCCAGGTGAATCATCCCTTCCTTTCGAGCAGTTTTTAGCCAGAGTATACGCTTTTCATTACAATAGCATTGCCTACGAAGCTATTGAAGATGACGAGGTACGTAAAAAACTTATAAACAAAGTAGAGAAGCTATCCCGGGAAAGCTGGGGTAAAAGCTATAATTGGGCACTATGAACAGAATAGTAAGGCACTCCAGCCGAATAGAATTAAGTCAGGCCGCAATAAAGGCCAATTTTGGTTTTATCCGTAAAAAGGTAGGGGAAGGGCCGGTTATATCATCTGTTGTTAAAGCCAATGCTTACGGTCATGGGATAGAAACATTCGTACCCATGGCCGAAAAAGCCGGGGTTAGACACTTCAGCACCGCTTCCGCGCATGAAGCCGAAGAGGTACTGCACTCCCGAACCAAAAAATCCGATATCATGATCATGGGTATTCTATACGGAGAAGACCTCTCCTGGGCCATAGAGAATGGTATCGAGTTTTACGTATTTGATTTTGAACGGCTGGAGGCAGCACTAAAAGTGGCTAAAGAACTCAATACCCCGGCAAAAGTGCATCTGGAAGCAGAGACAGGCACCAATCGTACGGGTATGCTCGAGGCAGAGTTTAACAAGTGCCTTACCTTGGTCAAAAAGAATAAAGATCACCTGCATTGCTACGGCATATGCAGTCACCTCGGCGGGGCGGAAAGCCTTTCTAACCAGTTTAAGATCGACCAGCAAAAGCAGCGCTTTAAAGAGTTTCTGAAACTCGGTAAAGCCAAAGGCATCACTCCCAAATACCGGCACCTTGCATGCAGTGCAGCGGCACTCGCTATGCCCGATACAGTGTATGACATGGTACGGGTTGGCGTCGCCCAGTATGGTTTCTGGCCCAGTCCGGACATATATTTCATGCACCTGCAGGATGTAGACAAAGGAAAGGATAATCCTATGCGCAGGGTAATTTCCTGGAAAACAGACGTGATGGCAATCAAACACGTGAAAAAGGGCGAGTTTATCGGATATGGCACCAGCTACCAGGCCCTCCGCGATATGGAGGTGGCCGTGATTCCCCTCGGGTACTGCAATGGCTACGCACGTGGACTATCTAACCGCGGCCATGTACTTATTAAAGGCAAAAAAGCACCCATCGTAGGCCTCGTGAACATGAACCTTTTTATGGTCGATATCACCCATATCAAAGGAGTGGAGCCAGGCGAGGAAGTTGTCCTTATCGGTCGCCAGGGAAATAACTCCATCACAGTAAGCAGCTTTTCCGATACCTCTAATCTTCTGAATAATGAAATGATAAGCCGCCTTCCCGCCGCCATTCCCCGCTATCCGGTTAGGTAACTAAGGTAGGGTTTGTGGCTTTTTAAAAGCTAAATAATACCCCATAAAGTACAGCAATACATGTTCTAAGCGTTTCATTCCCTATATTGCCATTTGCAGTCTGCGCCCATCCCTCCCCGGGCAGGCGTAGCTGCTTCTCTAAAAAGGGAACGAACGTATGAGCCACGAACATGATAAGTATAGCGCGCTGATGAAGCGGCTGGATTACCTGCTTGATAAACAGAACGACCTTCTCGCCGAGATCATGAACGTTCGTTCTGAAGTAAGATCAATGAAAGCAGAGGATGCCCCTGCCCCCTTACACAAGGAGCAGTCCTCACCTGAAGAGTCCGGCCCTGAGTCTGCTGCCAAGCCTGTTACACCCCATGTATCCCCTGTAGCACAGGACCGGAAACCCCAACCTGTGCCAACTCCTTCCGGAAAGACAGCCCCGGGGATGACGCGGAAAAAGCCAGTGGCAAAAACCCCCCGTATCGATATAGAAAGCTGGATAGGTCAGAACCTCATCAGCAAGATAGGCATCGCCATTACCGTTATCGGGGTGGCCATCGGAGTTAAGTACTCCATTGATCATAACCTGATCAGCCCCGTTTTGCGGATGGTCACAGGCTACCTGATAGGAGGGGGCCTCATCGCAATCGGCTACCGGCTCAGGCGTAAGTTTGAGAACTACAGTGCTATACTGGTAAGCGGCGGCATCGCCACCCTCTACCTCGTTACCTTCAGTGCATATAACTTCTTTGACCTTATCCCCCAGGGCCTGGCCTTTAGTATTATGCTCCTGCTTACCGTCTATGGTATTTACACCGCCATCAGCTACAATAAGCAAGTCATAGCTCATATAGGCCTGGTAGGCGCCTATGCCGTCCCGATACTCCTCAGTGATGGCAGCGGCCGCGTAGAGGTCCTGTTCAGCTACGTGGCTATTATCAATGTAGGCATACTCGTACTTGCCTACCGTAAGTACTGGACAGCCCTCAATTACAGTTCACTGCTTATTACCTGGCTGCTATACAGCGGGTGGCTGCTGGACGGTTACATACAGGAAGAGCATTTTGCTCTGGCCCTTACCTTCCTTACCATTACCTTCCTTACCTTTTATGCCATGTTTCTGGTGTATAAAGTCACAAGGAAAAAAGAGTTTTTACTTGAAGATGTATTCCTCCTACTAGGTAACAGCCTGATCTATTACATGATCAGTAACCTGCTTATAAGCAATTACACCCCGGCTGAACCATACCTGGGTCTTTTTACCCTGGGCAATGCATTCGTTCACTTACTTGCAGCCATAATCATCTTCCGCCAGCGGGTGGATCAAAAAGTATTTTACTTTGCCGCCGGGCTTGCCGGCACCTTCATCACTATCGCTATTCCTATACAACTGGATGGCACCACCGTAACCCTGCTATGGTCCCTGGAGGGCGCTGTGCTGTTTGCTATAGGCCGCATCCGTAAGGCCGGATTCTATGAAATGTTTGCCTACCCCCTCCTTATTATCGCCTTTGCCAGCCTCTTGCTGGACTGGAGAGCAGGTTATGATCAGTTTAGCTTCTATAACCAGGAAGGCTATATCACCCCCATTTTTAATATCTACTTTTTCAGCACACTTATATTTGCCTTAGCCTCAGGCACCGCTGTTTTTCTGTCGCAAAAGTGTACCCTATATGGCAGTAATAAGTTACGTGAGCTGGCAGAACCCCTGGGTGTATTTCTCAGCGTATTACTGATCGTTACCGTATATAATATGTTCCGGCTTGAGATAGCCAATGCCATAAGCCAGGCATATGCACAGGCCCTCATTGCTGCCGATGGCATGGACGATGCCAGCCCCTATGGCAAAGTGCATGATCCTTATCTTTACAGTCTGATCCTGCAGTTTGCTTATAGTGTCGTATTTATTGCGCTGCTGGCCTTTCTAAATCTCACTAAATTGCGCAAAAGGGCCTTGTCCTCCGTCACCATCGTTTTGCACTACATCACCGCAGGTCTATTTGTCCTCATGGTACTTTATAGTCTTGGTGAACTTCGGGACCATTTCCAGAGAGGGCTTCCCCCGATTACCATCATGCCCCCTTATTTTCCCATTTACGGCCGGTACCTCATCATGGCCATCATGGCAGGGAGTACTATCATGGCAAGAAAACAATTATTGCAATTCAGTAAGACTTCACACCTCCCCCGGTTCTTTATCCTTAGCATACACCTCATGGTGCTTTGGACACTCAGCAGCGAACTTATTCACTGGATGGATCTGGCCGGGTATGACGCAAACTATAAGCTGGCACTCAGCATCCTGTGGGGCTGCTATGCTTTGTTCCTCATCATAATAGGCATGAAGCAAAACCGCAAGTACCTGCGCATAAGTGCGTTTACATTGTTTGGGGTCACACTATTCAAGGTATTTGTCTATGACCTGGAAAGCCTCAATACCGTTTCGCGCACCATCGTATTCGTGAGCTTGGGAGTCCTGCTCCTTATCAGCTCCTTCCTGTATAATAAATACAAAGACCTGCTACTTGGTGAGGAGGAGACAGAGCCCCTGAACAACCCGGCAGAGCCTATTCCTTCAGAAAATCGACTAAAGGACCTATAAACCGGTCAAATGCTTCTATATGCGGAAGATGCCCGATGCCCTCCAACTCCACCAGTTGCGCATCGGGTATTTTTTCCTTAGTCTGTTCGCCGAGTTCATCGTATAGCCCCATAGTAGCCCGCACCTCTTCACTTACCAGGGGTTTGCCCAGAGCCGTCCGGTCACGCGTGCCAATTATGAGAAGAGTGGGCATAGTCAGCTCTCCAAACTCATACACCACCGGCTGCGTCAGGATCATATCATACGTAAGTGCCGCATTCCATGCGATCAAGGGGTAATTATCATTTAAGGTCCATCCCGCTAGCATATTTACCCATTCATTATAGGCCGGCTTCCAGTTGCCATCATAGTAGTTTTCCTTCTGGTACTGCTTGATAGCCTCGTAGTCCTTCTTCAACTCATTGTCATTCCACCAGCTTACCGGCTTGTAAGGGACCTTTAACTTATAATCTTCCAGGCCAATAGGGTTTACCAGCACCAGCTTCTCCGTTAGGTCCGGGTACATTAAGGAAAAGCGGGTGGCCAGCATGCCCCCCATAGAATGGCCCAGCACCGTGGTACGGCTAATATCGAGCGTATCGAGTAGGCTTTTCGTATTCATTGCCAGCGTATGAAAGCTGTACTGAAAGTATTCAGGTTTGGTAGATTTGCCGAAGCCAATCTGGTCCGGCACAATCACGCGAAACCCTTCCGCCGTAAGCGCCTCGATAGTCGTTTCCCAATAAGCCCCGTTAAAGTTCTTGCCGTGAAGCAGTAATACGTTTTTCCCATTGTAATTATCCGGTTGCACATCCATATACGCCATTTCCAGCATTTGTTCCTGCACATCAAGCCTGAGATGCTTTACCTCGTAAGGGTATTCATAATTGCTGAGGTCAGTCTGCAGCAGCCGGATCTCAGCCTCTTGGGCAAGAGACAGTGCAGTGCCAGTTAGTAGTAGTACCACAGTCAGTAAGTAACGTACGTCAGAAGCTTTCATTTTCAAATCCATTTCAGCCTTAACTTCCCCGGGCCTCATAGGTTTCATTTTTCAAGTAAGGCTATTAGGTTTAATTGGATTGACCGTTACGACCGGTTTTATAATTAATGATTAATTAATACACCGATATATATTCTGATTATATTGATATAAGTGAGCGCTAATAAGGTGTTGACACACTGGTATTAGAACAATATTTTAGCTCCCTGTCATGCTCTCACGCTTGATTTCTATTATTCCTTGGATAGATGAATGACTGGTATTCTACTCCCGTTCGTCCCTGCTAATTTGGTTAAATTAGCTTGCTGTAATCATTTAAACTTTAATCCAGATGAGAAAGATTTACCTGTTTATCTTACTGACTATGACAGTCGGTACTGTACTCGGGCAAAAGGCCATGGAGCTGCAACGCTACCAGGCACCCGGTGACCCAAACCTTGATCCCAACTGGGACTGGACGGTTAGCAGTCCCGTAACCATGTATTACTCGCCAAACGGGTCTACCGTCACCCAAATTAATAACCGCTATGTACCCTTCTGGACCAGTGGAAACGAACTGGCAGCTGATAAGGACATGCACCCCGAGGATGGTTGGGTCCTGGCCTGGAAGGACTTCGGTACCCCCACCGATGCCCCTGCCTTACCCTTCTTTGTATTATATAATAAGTACCGTGGCACCCTGCGATTCATGATCTATAATGCCACCAATATCTCCCATACTTTCTTTAAAGGGGAGTTGTCCTTCCGTAACGATTCAGATAAGTATCCACTGTTTACCCATACCGCCAAGGATAAGGTATTTGGCTGGGACTTTAACGATACCCAGACAGAAGTATACCTGGGCGAAGGAGCCGCCTACAACAATTGGTTCTACCTCGACTTTGTCATGTTCGGATACAGGGATAATATGAGCTTTGGCAATACCATCCTGCACCTCGAGGTACACGGTGTGGATGAATCACAGGTATCCCTGAATGGCTCAATAAGCCTCGAACAACAGCTTAAAGAGTCCACGGTAGGTAATGGCAAAGATGTGGGTGAGTCTGTCATTGGTGCCCTTGAAAAAGGACACAAATACTACAAAGGCGTGGAAAACTTCCGTAGTGATATGGAAAAGGCCGGAACCAAGCATAAAGATGATACCTGGTGGGGGCAGCCCCTTCTGAATGTTATGTCAGCAGGTGTATCTACCGCTTTGCCCGTCGTTGGTGGTGTGGTGGGGCTCATCTCATCTTTTATTGGGGGCAAAAGCACACCTGCTCCCCGCGAGCCGATTAGCTTCCTTGGGGAGATGGATCTTTCCGGAAAAATTACCACCACCGTTCCTCTCCTCAATGCCGATTTCAAGCTTTCACCGGGTAACCAGGCGCCCGATAAGTACAGTACAGTGCAGGCTATTGACTGGGGTGTTTTTAGCGCGTTGTTTCCGCCACGCATACAAGTGACGCAGGTAGAAGAGTGCCGTGAGGACTGGTACTACGGTAACCTCACCTGCTACAACAGCCACGGCGTGCTGGAGATGCATCAGCAGGTGATGCCTTACGATTTCAATAACGATATCGGCATGAGCATTGTAAGCATGGAAGCAGCCTACGTGTGGGATAACAAAGAAGGCTTCGACTACCTGCCCTGGAGCACCTTCAAAACCAAGTCTTACCAGATCGGCTACTATGATGAGCCCGATGGTATTTCGTATAAGATTACCTTTAAGATCAATAGCCCTACCATTAACTCTGATGATGAGATCGTAATGGTAAAGACCATTCCTATTGACCTGACATATCTGCGAGGCTGTGAAGGAGACTGCCGCTACCGTGTGGCGCAGAACGATGGCCCCAATAAAGTCAAGGAAGAACTGCCGCTGTCCCAAGAGGTTACCTTACACCCCAACCCCGCTACTGACCAGGTCACCGTAAGTATACCAGCCACCGTGGCAGGTAATGGCCAGGTCATGCTGATGGATGCGATGGGCAGAAAGGTATTGAGTGAGAGAATATCACTATTGCCTGGCATGACAAGCTACCAGCTACAGGCAGACCAGGTAGGGGCGCTCGAAGCCGGAATCTATATGGTAGTAATAAAAACCCCTTCCGGTTTGTATAAGAACAAACTTATTATAGAATAGTAAGCAGACACTTTAAACGGATAAAAGGCCTCCTGCCACAGAGCGGGGAGCCTTTTCTTTTTACCCTCTCAGAGCCCCAAAGCACAAAAGCCCCCTGCCGGATAGCAGAGGGCTTTTGCATTTGATGGGAAAGGCTTATCAGGTGTGTGACTTATCTTTTCACATACCTGCCTTGTACTACCCGGCCGTTTTCCTGCTCTATCCGCACAAAGTATATACCATTTTGCAGATGGCTGGTTTTTATACTAATCATACCTTCCCTAGCAGCATAAGGTGTAGCCGCTACCCGGTGGCCATTAACAGAGATGAGGTACAGCGTTCCCTGCCCCTCTATACCACTTCCCTGCAAGTCAATTGTCAAAGACTCATCAAAAGGATTAGGAAAAGCCATCAGTTCGCCTTTGTCAAGCGAGAGTTCGGCAATAGAAACAGGCAGATCCACCACCGGCTCAGCCAGGCGCTGACCAGCTACCGTATACTCCACATGTAGCAAGGCAGCACGCGAGGAAGAGCCATCATAAGCCTCAGCCGTCCGGCGTCCGCTACCGGTGACCATGAAAGCCATCGCCCCTGAGGCATTATAGTCATCCCGGTTCACAATCTCCTGTACTATCTGCTTTAGCTCCGGCGTCTGCTGCGTACTGCTGCTTGCGCCCACAGAGCTCCATGCTGAGGGCGACCAGCTTACCGAAGCGCTTGTCTTCGTCCGGCTGCTTACATTGTAGCTGCTCGTGGTAAAGGCTGCAGCGCTACCCCTGTCTTCTCCATGGATGGTAAGGCTGCTGCCGCCGGATGTGCTTTCATCCGTAGTAAACCGGATGTACGCCCGTGTTATCGTGGCCCCGGCCGGGATATTATGCCCGGTAAAGCGCAGGCCAACAGACTGGTTGCCACGCGTACTGCCATCATATACCAGTTCTATGTCAGAGCTGTTCATATACATCCCCCCGTTCTGGTTTTCCTCCACATCATCGTTGCCCGACGCTATTCGCACATCCACCGTACCGTTGGTAGCCACCGTTTCATCCTGTGTATATTCAATATACAGCAAAGGAGCCGAAGAAGCAGAGCCATCGTATGACTCCGCTGTGCGTTTGCCACTTCCTGTGATCATTAGGCTCATAGCGTTTCCACTGCTCCAGCCGCTACGGTTCACGATCTCCTGTATGATGCTTTTCAGCTCAGGGGTACGCTGCGCAGACCCTGACTCGCCCACCGAACTCCAGCCCGCCGGGGACCACGCTACAGAGGCAGAAGTCTTGCTCCGCGATGAAACATTGTAGCTTGAAGTAGAAAAGGCAGAAGAATTGTTCACATCCTCTCCCCGAATCGTCAGCGACGTGCTGCCCGTCGTGCTTTCATCCGTAGTGAACTGCAGGTAAGCCCTTGTTACAGTGGCCCCCGAGGGTACATTCACACCCGTAAATCGCATGCCCACCGTCTGGTTTCCGGCAGACTGATGGCTGTCATACACCAGTTCCAGGTCCGAACTGTTCGTGTAGATCGTTCCGGACGCTGCCTCTTCCACATCGTCCATACTGCTGCTAACGCGTACGCTTACCGTACCCGCATCGCTGTCCCCTGTAGGAGGAGCCGTCGTGCCTTCATTCAGTATCGTGACCACCGCGCCGT
Coding sequences within it:
- the alr gene encoding alanine racemase, with translation MNRIVRHSSRIELSQAAIKANFGFIRKKVGEGPVISSVVKANAYGHGIETFVPMAEKAGVRHFSTASAHEAEEVLHSRTKKSDIMIMGILYGEDLSWAIENGIEFYVFDFERLEAALKVAKELNTPAKVHLEAETGTNRTGMLEAEFNKCLTLVKKNKDHLHCYGICSHLGGAESLSNQFKIDQQKQRFKEFLKLGKAKGITPKYRHLACSAAALAMPDTVYDMVRVGVAQYGFWPSPDIYFMHLQDVDKGKDNPMRRVISWKTDVMAIKHVKKGEFIGYGTSYQALRDMEVAVIPLGYCNGYARGLSNRGHVLIKGKKAPIVGLVNMNLFMVDITHIKGVEPGEEVVLIGRQGNNSITVSSFSDTSNLLNNEMISRLPAAIPRYPVR
- a CDS encoding DUF2339 domain-containing protein, giving the protein MSHEHDKYSALMKRLDYLLDKQNDLLAEIMNVRSEVRSMKAEDAPAPLHKEQSSPEESGPESAAKPVTPHVSPVAQDRKPQPVPTPSGKTAPGMTRKKPVAKTPRIDIESWIGQNLISKIGIAITVIGVAIGVKYSIDHNLISPVLRMVTGYLIGGGLIAIGYRLRRKFENYSAILVSGGIATLYLVTFSAYNFFDLIPQGLAFSIMLLLTVYGIYTAISYNKQVIAHIGLVGAYAVPILLSDGSGRVEVLFSYVAIINVGILVLAYRKYWTALNYSSLLITWLLYSGWLLDGYIQEEHFALALTFLTITFLTFYAMFLVYKVTRKKEFLLEDVFLLLGNSLIYYMISNLLISNYTPAEPYLGLFTLGNAFVHLLAAIIIFRQRVDQKVFYFAAGLAGTFITIAIPIQLDGTTVTLLWSLEGAVLFAIGRIRKAGFYEMFAYPLLIIAFASLLLDWRAGYDQFSFYNQEGYITPIFNIYFFSTLIFALASGTAVFLSQKCTLYGSNKLRELAEPLGVFLSVLLIVTVYNMFRLEIANAISQAYAQALIAADGMDDASPYGKVHDPYLYSLILQFAYSVVFIALLAFLNLTKLRKRALSSVTIVLHYITAGLFVLMVLYSLGELRDHFQRGLPPITIMPPYFPIYGRYLIMAIMAGSTIMARKQLLQFSKTSHLPRFFILSIHLMVLWTLSSELIHWMDLAGYDANYKLALSILWGCYALFLIIIGMKQNRKYLRISAFTLFGVTLFKVFVYDLESLNTVSRTIVFVSLGVLLLISSFLYNKYKDLLLGEEETEPLNNPAEPIPSENRLKDL
- a CDS encoding alpha/beta fold hydrolase, coding for MRPGEVKAEMDLKMKASDVRYLLTVVLLLTGTALSLAQEAEIRLLQTDLSNYEYPYEVKHLRLDVQEQMLEMAYMDVQPDNYNGKNVLLLHGKNFNGAYWETTIEALTAEGFRVIVPDQIGFGKSTKPEYFQYSFHTLAMNTKSLLDTLDISRTTVLGHSMGGMLATRFSLMYPDLTEKLVLVNPIGLEDYKLKVPYKPVSWWNDNELKKDYEAIKQYQKENYYDGNWKPAYNEWVNMLAGWTLNDNYPLIAWNAALTYDMILTQPVVYEFGELTMPTLLIIGTRDRTALGKPLVSEEVRATMGLYDELGEQTKEKIPDAQLVELEGIGHLPHIEAFDRFIGPLVDFLKE
- a CDS encoding T9SS type A sorting domain-containing protein; translated protein: MRKIYLFILLTMTVGTVLGQKAMELQRYQAPGDPNLDPNWDWTVSSPVTMYYSPNGSTVTQINNRYVPFWTSGNELAADKDMHPEDGWVLAWKDFGTPTDAPALPFFVLYNKYRGTLRFMIYNATNISHTFFKGELSFRNDSDKYPLFTHTAKDKVFGWDFNDTQTEVYLGEGAAYNNWFYLDFVMFGYRDNMSFGNTILHLEVHGVDESQVSLNGSISLEQQLKESTVGNGKDVGESVIGALEKGHKYYKGVENFRSDMEKAGTKHKDDTWWGQPLLNVMSAGVSTALPVVGGVVGLISSFIGGKSTPAPREPISFLGEMDLSGKITTTVPLLNADFKLSPGNQAPDKYSTVQAIDWGVFSALFPPRIQVTQVEECREDWYYGNLTCYNSHGVLEMHQQVMPYDFNNDIGMSIVSMEAAYVWDNKEGFDYLPWSTFKTKSYQIGYYDEPDGISYKITFKINSPTINSDDEIVMVKTIPIDLTYLRGCEGDCRYRVAQNDGPNKVKEELPLSQEVTLHPNPATDQVTVSIPATVAGNGQVMLMDAMGRKVLSERISLLPGMTSYQLQADQVGALEAGIYMVVIKTPSGLYKNKLIIE
- a CDS encoding fibronectin type III domain-containing protein, giving the protein MMKTFTTISGVLLTVICLSLAHLAEATTDKYRVMWRTDPARSMVIGWNQASGSNPVVYYGTADEGTTYSAYPNSATPDRVVSYKGMNNHFVRLTGLQPNTAYYFVIRDSQGTSRRLWFKTAPDSPTERLSFIAGGDSRNNRTPRINANKLVAKLRPHAVLFGGDMTDNGYDSQWQGWFDDWQYSIGSDGRIIPFVATRGNHESSNTMLVNLFDVPNSNVYYALTFGGGLVRSYTLNTEISTGGDQTTWLANDLAANGNVTWKMAQYHKPMRPHVSGKSEGNGQYSNWAGLFYQHKVKLVVECDAHTVKTTWPVRPYTGSGSDEGFIRDDANGTVYAGEGCWGAPLRTNDDNKAWTRNSGRFNQFKWIFVDEDKIELRTIRVDNADQVGTVSDNNIFATPANLDIWNPSNGAVVTILNEGTTAPPTGDSDAGTVSVRVSSSMDDVEEAASGTIYTNSSDLELVYDSHQSAGNQTVGMRFTGVNVPSGATVTRAYLQFTTDESTTGSTSLTIRGEDVNNSSAFSTSSYNVSSRSKTSASVAWSPAGWSSVGESGSAQRTPELKSIIQEIVNRSGWSSGNAMSLMITGSGKRTAESYDGSASSAPLLYIEYTQDETVATNGTVDVRIASGNDDVEENQNGGMYMNSSDIELVYDGSTRGNQSVGLRFTGHNIPAGATITRAYIRFTTDESTSGGSSLTIHGEDRGSAAAFTTSSYNVSSRTKTSASVSWSPSAWSSVGASSSTQQTPELKQIVQEIVNRDDYNASGAMAFMVTGSGRRTAEAYDGSSSRAALLHVEYTVAGQRLAEPVVDLPVSIAELSLDKGELMAFPNPFDESLTIDLQGSGIEGQGTLYLISVNGHRVAATPYAAREGMISIKTSHLQNGIYFVRIEQENGRVVQGRYVKR